In Rhodanobacter denitrificans, the sequence GTCGCTGGACGACCTGGCGCTGCGCGTCGGCATCGGCGCGCGGCAGTTGCGCCGCCTGTTCGTCGAGCGCATCGGCGCGCCGCCGGTCAGCGTGCACACGACGCGCCGGCTGCTGTTCGCGAAACAGCTGCTGACCGAGACCGCGCTGCCGGTGACGGAAGTCGCGCTCGCATCCGGCTTCCGCAGCCTGCGCCGGTTCAACGCGGCGTTTGCGCAGGCGAACCGCATCGCGCCGCGCGAACTGCGCCGGCACCCGCGCGCGGCGGCCGGCGCGGCGCTGGTGCTGCGGCTCGGCTACCGGCCGCCGTATGCGTTCGATGCGCTGCTCGCGTTCCTGCGCACGCGCGCGCTGCCAGGCGTGGAACAGGTCGACGAACACAGTTATGCGCGCGTGTTCGGCCCGGCGAACGCGCCGGGCTGGCTGCGCCTGAGCGCGTGGCCGGGCGGCGAGCATGCGTTGCAGCTGCAACTGCACTGCCCGCAACCGACGCAGTTGCTCGGCGTGGTGACGACGCTGCGGCGGATGTTCGACCTGGACGCGAACCCGCAGGCGATCGCGGACACGTTCCGCCGCGACGCCGTGCTCGGTCCGCTGCTCGCGCGCCATCCCGGCCTGCGCCTGCCCGGCGGCTGGGACGGTTTCGAGATCGCGGTGCGCGCGATCCTCGGCCAGCAGATCAGCGTGGCCGCGGCGCGCACGCTGGCGACGCGCATCGTGCAGCGCTGGGGCGAACCGCTGCCGGCGGCGCCGCTGCCGGGGCTGGAACGGTCGTTCCCGACGCCGGCCGCGCTGGCGCAGGCAGACCTGCGCGAGATCGGCCTGACCACGACGCGCGCCGCGACGATCAGCGGCATGGCGCAGGCGCTGCTGGACGGCCGCGTGGATTTCCGCGCGGAGCAATCGCTGGATGCGTTCGTGGCGCGCTGGGTCGCGCTGCCCGGCATCGGCGAGTGGACGGCGCATTACATCGCGATGCGCGCGCTGAGCGACCCGGACGCGTTCCCGGCGGCGGACCTGATCCTGCGCCGCGAGGCGGCGCCGGATGCCGCGCCGCTGAGTACGAAGGCACTGACCGGACGCGCGGACGCGTGGCGGCCGTGGCGCGCGTACGCCGTCATCCACTTGTGGCGCGGCGCATCGGAAGCACCGTCGCCGGCACGCCGAAAAAAGCCGGAGGCGACCGCATGACGAACGAACCCGACACCGTTTACTACGACGAGATGGACAGCCCGGTCGGCACGCTGCGCCTGGTCGCGGACGGCCGCGGCCTGCGCGAGGTCTGGTTCGAGCGCGAACGCCATCCGAAAAAGGCGCACCCGGGCTGGGTCCGCGCAGCCGCGCCGCTGAAGTTCGCGCGCGTGCAGCTGGAGGAATACTTCGCCGGCGAGCGCCAGCACTTCGAGCTGCCGCTGCACCCCGTCGGCACGCCGTTCCAGCTGGAGGTGTGGCACGCGCTGGGGCGGATTCCGTACGGCGTCACGATCAGCTACGGCGAACTGGCCCGGCGCATCGACAAGCCGCTGGCGGTGCGCGCGGTCGGCGCCGCGAACGGGCGCAACCCGCTGCCGATCGTGCTGCCGTGCCACCGGGTGATCGGCGCGGACGGCAGCCTCACCGGCTTCGGCGGCGGCCTGCCGACGAAGCGTTACCTGCTGGATCTGGAAGACCGCATCGCGCGCGGCGACCTGTTCGGCTGAAACCGAAGCCCCGTGGGAGCGCCCGATCAGCCGCCGCTGCGTCCGGATGCCGGCAACGGCTGCGGCAGCACCCGCGGCAGCTCGCTCGCATCACGCGCGCGGTCGAGCAGATCCTGTTCCCGGGCCCGGTCGCGATCGCGTTGCGCCTGCTCGGCCTGGTCGAGCTGCCGCTGGGCGCGTGCATCCTTCGCCGCCGGAAGCTTCGCGTTGTCCGACACGCTCTGGCGGAGCTGCTGCTGCAGCTGGCTCTTCTGCAACTCGTCGCGTACCTGCTGCTGTTGGGCATCCTGCTGGAAGCGCACGCTCGGCGGCACCGGACGGATCACTGGCTGCGCGCCGGACTGCTGCCAGGCGCAGGCGGCGCCGAACGGGGCCAGCGCCAGCGCGCCGACGAGCAACGTGCGCCGCAGCGGGAAATATCCAACGATACGTGTAATGGTCATGGCGGTGCGCGATCATGCGATGGCTTGAATCCATCGTAAGGTCCCCTGCATGAAAATCCTGTTTCGCCTGCTGCTGTGTTCGCTGGCAGCATTCAGCTTCGGCTGCGCCACGCAGCGCCCGGCCCTGCCCGCCACTGCCTACGCGACGCCGACCGGCCAACCCGTCCCGCTGCTGCTGATCTCGATCGATGGCTACCGCCCCGACTACCTGCAGCGCGGGCTCAGCCCGACCCTGGCGATGCTGGCGCAAGGCGGCGTGCAGGCCACCTCGATGCAGCCGGCGTTTCCGTCGCTGACGTTCCCGAACCACTACACCCTGATCACCGGCCTCACCCCGGACCATCACGGCGTGGTCAACAACACGATGTTCGACCCGCAGCTGGGCAAGTTCTCGCTGAGCAGCCGCCACGCAATCAGCGACGGCCGCTGGTGGGCCGGTGGCACGCCGATCTGGGAGACCGCGGACCAGCACGGTCTGCGCACCGGCATCATGTTCTGGCCCGGCTCGGAGGCGGACATCCACGGCCATCGGCCGGACTACTGGAAGCCGTTCGACGGCAACGTCACACCCGACCAGCGGGTGGACCAGGTGCTGGCCTGGCTGGACCTTCCGGCCGCCGAGCGCCCCGGCTTCCTCACCCTGTACTTCGACGCGGTCGATCACGCCGGCCATCTCTACGGACCGGACACGGCGCAGGTGAACGCGGCGCTGCGCGAGACCGACACCGCGCTGGCGCGGCTGGTCGCGGGACTGCAACAGCGCGGCCTGTTCGACCGGATCAACCTGATCGTGCTGTCCGACCACGGCATGGCCGGCGTGCCGGAGGCGAACAGCGTGCTGATCGACCAGCTGGTCCCGCTCGACCGGGTGCACACGGTCAGCCTGGGCATCCTGGCCGGTTTCAACCCGGCGTCGGACAGCGCCGCGGCGCGCGCCGATTTCGCGCAGGTCGAACGGACCCTGGAGCAGCCACAGCCGCACATGCAGTGCTGGGACAAGACCCGCGTGCCGGCGCGGCTGGCCTACGGCAGCAACCCGCGCGTGCCGCAGCTGCTGTGCCTGGCGAACGTGCACTGGCGCATCACCACCAGCGAGCACGCGGCGAAACGCAAGGGCCGGCTGAGCCTGGGCGAGCACGGCTACGACAACGCCGAGCCGCTGATGCAGGCGCTGTTCGTGGCGCACGGCCCGGCGTTCCGCGTCGGCGCGCAGCTGCCGGCGTTCCCGAACGTGGACGTCTACCCGCTGATGACCCACCTGCTCGGCCTGCCCGCCGCCGCGAACGACGGCGACTACGACGCGGTGAAAGGCATGCTGAAGGCCGCCGCGCAATAAATCCCTGCAGGAACGCACCCTGTGCGCGATGGCTCGGGGGCTTGATCAAAGCCAGCAGCATTCGCGCACAGGGGCGCGCTTACCCCATCGCGCCCTTGCTCATCGGCGTCGGCGGCGTGGCCACGTCGGCCAGCGGCGGCAGGCGGAACAGTGCCAGCGCGATCGCGAGGCCGGCCAGCACCAGTAGGCCGACGAACAGCGCCACCCCGCTCCAGCCGAACGACGCGTAGAACAGCCCGCCGCTGGCGCCGGCGATGCTCGAACCCATGTAGTAGCAGAACAGGTACACCGACGCGGCCTGCGCCTTCGCCGCACCGGCGCGGCGGCCGACCCAGCTGCTGACGATGGAGTGGCCGCCGAAGAAGCCGAACGTGATCGCCACGATGCCGAGCATGACCAGCGGCAGCGGCCGCGCCATGCTCAACGCCACGCCGACCAGCATCAGCGCGAACGCCGTCCACAACACCTTGCGCCGGCCGCGCTTGCCGGCCAGGTGGCCCATCCACGCCGAGCTGAACGTGCCGATCAGGTAGATCGCGAAGATCGACCCGACCACCGCCTGGCTCAGCTTGTACGGCGGCGCCATCAGCCGGTAGCCGAGGTAGTTGTAGACGGTGACGAACGCGCCGAGCAGCAGGAAGCCCTCGACGAACAGCCACGGCAGGCCGCGGTCGCGGAACATGCCGGCGAAGCGCCCCGCCAGCGTGCGCCAGCGCAGCGGCTGCGCCATGAAATGCCGCGACGGCGGCAGCGCGCGCCAGAATACCAGCCCGGCCAGCACGCCGATCACGCCGACCACCGCCACGCCGATGCGCCAGCCGAAGAAGTCCGCCAGCACGCCGGAAATCAGCCGCCCGCCCATGCCGCCGACCGCGCTGCCACTGATGTACAGGCCCATGCCCAGGCCGATCGAGTCGGCGTCCATCTCCTCGCCGAGATAGGTCATCGCCACTGCCGGCAGCCCGCTCAGGGTCAGCCCGAGCAGCGTGCGCACCACCAGCAGCGCGGTCCAGTCCGGCATCGCCGCGGTCACCAGCACCAGCAGCGCCGAAGCCAGCAGCGAGGCCACCATCACCGGCTTGCGCCCCCACGCGTCGGAGACGCCGCCGGCGAACAGCATCGCGAACGCGAGCACGCCGGTGGTCAGCGACAGCGACAAGGCCGCCGCCGCCTCGCTCACCGCGTAGTGGCGACTGAACTCCGGCATCAGCGGCTGCACGCAGTACAGCAGCCCGAAGGTGGCGAAGCCGGCGGCGAACAGCGCGAGGTTGGTGCGCCGGAACGCGGGCGTGCCGTGGTGGACAAGCCCGTCTGCAGAATCGGTCATCGGCTCGCATCAATCCGGGGGAGCAGAGGCGCTCCCGTCCGCGGCGAGTGTAGCTCGCGCCGAAATGCCTGCCATCCGTGACCGGCGCCGCTCAGAGCCTGCCCCGGACTTGATCCGGGGGCGAGCGGGGCCGGATGCCGCGGGCGAAGAACGCCACAATCAGGCCGAACAGCAGCATCGCCAGCAGGTTCTCGACGAGGGAGAGTGCGCTGAAATGCGGCTTCGCCGCCGCGGACAGCGGCACCACCACGTACTCCATCACCACGAACACCGGCATGCCATAAAGCAGGCCGGCCGCGATCCAGCGCCGGCCCAGCCAGGCCATCCGCCCGGCGGCGAACACGAAGATCGCCGCAATCAGCAGCGACATCGCCCACTGCAGCAGCAAGCCCAGCGCCGCGACCGGCAAGCCGCCCTGGAACGCGGCACGACCGAGCAGGCCGCTGGCGATCGCGCGCAGGATGATGAGCGGATCGACCCGGTTGATCAGCGCCGCGGCAAGAATGTCGAGCGAGCCGGCGACGAAACCGCCGTAAAGGACGGCAAGCCTTGGCGAAGGACGGATGTCTGTCGGCATGGGTTTCTCTGCGGGCGGTCCGGAATGTTCCGGGATACGCCGTCGCCACGATGCCTGCACGTGCCAGCAGTCATGTCCTTCAGGCGCTGCGGTCGCCGCGCAACGCGCGCACTTCCTCGTCGTGCCCGGCCGCACCGCGCCCGCTGACCCAGCCGAACAGCGCGATGCCGACGATGATCGCCAGCGCGCCGAACGCGGCGTAGCCGTGCGGCCAGGCCTCGCCGAGGAACAGCACGCCGAGCAGCGTGGCGAACAGCAGCTCGGCCGCCTGCATCGCCTCCACCGCGGCCAGCGCGGTCGGCTCGCGGCGCACCATGTCGGTGGCGCGGAAGAACAGGATGGTGGCGATGGTGCCGGAGGACAGCGCCACGCCGCCGGCCAGCAGCGCCTCGCGCAGCGTCGGCGGGCCGACCGCGAACCACGCGACCAGCGCGAACGCCAGCCACAGCGGCCAGCTGCACAGCGTCATGCCGAACACCCGCTGCACCGCGTTGAGCCGGCTGTCGCAATGCTCCAGGTGCAGCAGCAGCCGACGGTTGCCCAGCGGATAGGCGAACGCGGACAGCACCACCGCGCCGATCGCCAGCCAGTCGCCGGCGTGCAATTGCCCCTGCGCATGGCCCCATTGCAGCGCGAACACGCCGGCCACGATCAGCGCGCCGAGCGCCAGCGTGTGCCACGCCAGCCGGCGCCGTTCGTCGCGATA encodes:
- a CDS encoding DNA-3-methyladenine glycosylase 2, encoding MNELPTLPAPHVCEQARLSRDARFDGLFFTAVSSTGIYCRPVCPAPTPKRENVRYYANAAAAEAAGFRPCLRCRPELAPGNEQWQRGDHVVARALKLIEAGALAEQSLDDLALRVGIGARQLRRLFVERIGAPPVSVHTTRRLLFAKQLLTETALPVTEVALASGFRSLRRFNAAFAQANRIAPRELRRHPRAAAGAALVLRLGYRPPYAFDALLAFLRTRALPGVEQVDEHSYARVFGPANAPGWLRLSAWPGGEHALQLQLHCPQPTQLLGVVTTLRRMFDLDANPQAIADTFRRDAVLGPLLARHPGLRLPGGWDGFEIAVRAILGQQISVAAARTLATRIVQRWGEPLPAAPLPGLERSFPTPAALAQADLREIGLTTTRAATISGMAQALLDGRVDFRAEQSLDAFVARWVALPGIGEWTAHYIAMRALSDPDAFPAADLILRREAAPDAAPLSTKALTGRADAWRPWRAYAVIHLWRGASEAPSPARRKKPEATA
- a CDS encoding methylated-DNA--[protein]-cysteine S-methyltransferase, whose protein sequence is MTNEPDTVYYDEMDSPVGTLRLVADGRGLREVWFERERHPKKAHPGWVRAAAPLKFARVQLEEYFAGERQHFELPLHPVGTPFQLEVWHALGRIPYGVTISYGELARRIDKPLAVRAVGAANGRNPLPIVLPCHRVIGADGSLTGFGGGLPTKRYLLDLEDRIARGDLFG
- a CDS encoding ectonucleotide pyrophosphatase/phosphodiesterase, whose product is MKILFRLLLCSLAAFSFGCATQRPALPATAYATPTGQPVPLLLISIDGYRPDYLQRGLSPTLAMLAQGGVQATSMQPAFPSLTFPNHYTLITGLTPDHHGVVNNTMFDPQLGKFSLSSRHAISDGRWWAGGTPIWETADQHGLRTGIMFWPGSEADIHGHRPDYWKPFDGNVTPDQRVDQVLAWLDLPAAERPGFLTLYFDAVDHAGHLYGPDTAQVNAALRETDTALARLVAGLQQRGLFDRINLIVLSDHGMAGVPEANSVLIDQLVPLDRVHTVSLGILAGFNPASDSAAARADFAQVERTLEQPQPHMQCWDKTRVPARLAYGSNPRVPQLLCLANVHWRITTSEHAAKRKGRLSLGEHGYDNAEPLMQALFVAHGPAFRVGAQLPAFPNVDVYPLMTHLLGLPAAANDGDYDAVKGMLKAAAQ
- a CDS encoding MFS transporter, with translation MTDSADGLVHHGTPAFRRTNLALFAAGFATFGLLYCVQPLMPEFSRHYAVSEAAAALSLSLTTGVLAFAMLFAGGVSDAWGRKPVMVASLLASALLVLVTAAMPDWTALLVVRTLLGLTLSGLPAVAMTYLGEEMDADSIGLGMGLYISGSAVGGMGGRLISGVLADFFGWRIGVAVVGVIGVLAGLVFWRALPPSRHFMAQPLRWRTLAGRFAGMFRDRGLPWLFVEGFLLLGAFVTVYNYLGYRLMAPPYKLSQAVVGSIFAIYLIGTFSSAWMGHLAGKRGRRKVLWTAFALMLVGVALSMARPLPLVMLGIVAITFGFFGGHSIVSSWVGRRAGAAKAQAASVYLFCYYMGSSIAGASGGLFYASFGWSGVALFVGLLVLAGLAIALALFRLPPLADVATPPTPMSKGAMG
- a CDS encoding multidrug resistance efflux transporter family protein, with product MRTNALAAVGLALCSALFFTLTYVLNRSLVAGGRHWAWAVILRYLITLPLLVVVLPLQGGLGELPRELRRHARPWLLWSSVGFVLFGVPLTWAASSGPSWLVAGSFQTTVLAGPLLAPLIYRDERRRLAWHTLALGALIVAGVFALQWGHAQGQLHAGDWLAIGAVVLSAFAYPLGNRRLLLHLEHCDSRLNAVQRVFGMTLCSWPLWLAFALVAWFAVGPPTLREALLAGGVALSSGTIATILFFRATDMVRREPTALAAVEAMQAAELLFATLLGVLFLGEAWPHGYAAFGALAIIVGIALFGWVSGRGAAGHDEEVRALRGDRSA